In Melioribacteraceae bacterium 4301-Me, a genomic segment contains:
- a CDS encoding glycoside hydrolase family 10 protein: MLIRKLLLFIFLFLVSYNLITNSHPILQEKECNDLPKAQREFRGAWVATVDNIDWPSSKSLSTEEQKKEAIKILDILENNHFNAVILQVRPQCDAFYKSDIEPWSYYLTGKQGVAPSPFYDPLEFWIEEAHKRGLELHAWINPYRAHHVKGGEISNYSVVKKHPEWVVKLKSGYWWLDPGNKEVQDYSYKVVMDITKRYDVDGIHFDDYFYPYPSYNNNEDFPDGKSYQDYLNSGGKLDKNNWRRENINKFIQRVYNGIKKIKPTVKFGLSPFGIWRPGHPESVEGFDQYEKIYADAKLWINKGWVDYWTPQIYWKISNLYQSYPIILGWWKEQNKLNRHFWPGIYIVRENNDLNTTEIINQIMITRAMLPESPGNIHYSVSALEDSPELAAALSNGPYKQQALIPSTPWFNIQPPKTPEVSASVENDSVKISWSSNNNKNIFKWVVYFKYDGRWDYKILTADVNSYIIPKISEYKFINDNGELVVKKLQLTHIAVSAVDKISNESKPAIIGVNNLTAK; the protein is encoded by the coding sequence ATGCTAATAAGAAAATTACTTTTGTTCATTTTTTTATTTTTAGTTTCTTACAATCTTATCACAAATAGTCATCCTATTTTACAAGAAAAAGAATGCAACGATTTGCCCAAAGCTCAAAGAGAATTTCGAGGCGCCTGGGTAGCAACAGTAGATAATATTGACTGGCCAAGCAGTAAATCCCTTTCAACAGAGGAGCAGAAAAAAGAAGCAATAAAAATTTTAGATATTTTAGAAAATAATCACTTTAATGCGGTGATACTTCAAGTTAGACCTCAATGTGATGCTTTTTATAAAAGCGATATTGAACCTTGGTCTTATTATTTAACAGGCAAACAAGGTGTTGCTCCATCGCCTTTTTATGACCCTTTAGAGTTTTGGATTGAAGAAGCTCATAAAAGAGGGCTTGAATTACACGCATGGATAAATCCCTATCGTGCTCATCACGTAAAAGGGGGCGAGATTAGTAACTATTCTGTTGTCAAAAAACACCCTGAGTGGGTTGTAAAACTAAAATCCGGTTACTGGTGGTTAGACCCAGGCAACAAAGAAGTGCAGGATTATTCGTATAAAGTAGTAATGGATATAACCAAAAGGTACGATGTAGACGGCATCCACTTCGACGATTATTTTTACCCCTACCCTTCTTACAACAATAATGAAGATTTCCCAGATGGAAAAAGTTACCAAGATTATTTAAACAGCGGCGGCAAGTTAGATAAAAACAATTGGAGACGCGAAAACATAAATAAGTTTATCCAAAGAGTTTACAACGGAATAAAAAAAATTAAACCAACTGTTAAGTTTGGGCTAAGTCCTTTTGGAATTTGGAGACCGGGTCACCCAGAGTCTGTTGAGGGATTCGACCAATATGAAAAAATTTATGCAGATGCGAAATTATGGATTAATAAGGGTTGGGTAGATTACTGGACACCTCAAATTTATTGGAAAATAAGTAACCTCTATCAAAGTTATCCGATAATTTTAGGGTGGTGGAAGGAGCAGAATAAATTAAACAGGCATTTCTGGCCAGGCATATATATCGTTAGAGAAAATAATGACTTAAACACAACAGAAATCATTAACCAAATAATGATAACAAGAGCTATGTTGCCAGAATCGCCCGGTAATATTCATTACAGCGTTTCAGCATTGGAAGATTCGCCCGAATTAGCTGCTGCTCTATCAAACGGGCCCTATAAACAGCAAGCGCTTATACCATCCACACCATGGTTCAACATTCAGCCACCAAAAACACCCGAAGTTTCTGCTTCTGTGGAAAATGATAGCGTGAAAATATCTTGGTCAAGCAATAACAACAAAAACATTTTTAAGTGGGTTGTATATTTCAAGTACGATGGAAGATGGGACTATAAAATTCTTACAGCTGATGTTAATTCCTACATCATCCCAAAAATTTCAGAATATAAATTTATTAATGATAATGGCGAATTAGTTGTAAAAAAATTACAATTGACACATATTGCAGTATCGGCTGTAGATAAAATTAGCAACGAAAGTAAACCTGCTATAATTGGAGTAAATAATCTTACTGCTAAATAA
- a CDS encoding two-component regulator propeller domain-containing protein — protein MMNKIGFKLLYKMGVIFYLIFSLLLLTDIVFAQSNNFTFERITREQGLIPGNVNDIVQDSIGFIWMATENGLCRYDGYNFLYFRNEPTDTASLSFNNVFSLLKDKNGIIWVGTLGGGLNKFDSKTRKFKRFRYNPNNPNSISSDIIYKLYRDSKNRIWISTLGGGLNLFNPVTETFVRFQHNPHDSNSISSNMASAIYEDKYHNFWVGTFDAGMNLFYPDEKKFIHFKNDSSNIYSINHNQIMQFLEDDKGRFWVATFGGGVNLFDRKTKKFYNIKNKKNFTIKPDHLNVRTLYEDENYLWVGTYNGLFLFDKNNFAKIDIYYNPNNPQTINNNNIRSIFRDRTGVFWVGTITGVNKYDSMKKRFHLISFKEAYKHKMNNLRSLPSKFIFENILWASLEKPSNIDRKNRRIYYWSSSDFTNKINMTISRSSYFDEKGNLWVGSYDGIHYYDRFINEFVNVQYSDDGTPTLGNNFVKCFYVDKQGNFWAGTMAGGLSYYNYKKNIFKKYLHYENKPETISDSRVMSILEDSKGLLWVGTFGGLDIFNKSNETFKHYQSIPNDKTTISNDRIYCIYESKNGDLWIGTYQGLNKYNREQDNFERFPANQSLGEDTIYGILEDDYGNLWIRTNQGITKFNPSKKEVYDYTSEDGLAGLELNGNIYFKDATGKMFFGFSNGLISFYPNEIVNNPFKPEIVFTKLSIMDHEVGIGEDSPLTRPLNEMKEIVLSYKDKVISFEFSALHYAIPYKNKYAYKLGGLFDDWTFVDAEHRYAKFTNLSPGKYVLRVKASNNDGLWGDNERTISIIIKPPFWETWWFRSIAVIAVLLIIFLFYENRLNRLLEIERTRTRIARNLHDEVGGSLSSIQYFVRAIKKNLSTEDNNAVSKYLNLIMESSDDAQEKIKDLIWTVNPEEDGLGKFLIKFNRYASDLLDSKGISYHIDLPSGVDNKSIPMEKRQHLWCICKETVTNIVKHSQCKTVDIKFTIQNNKLNFYIADDGVGFDMEQKHSSNGIVNIKNRAEQLKADYSLKTSHNKGTSWFFSIKI, from the coding sequence ATGATGAATAAAATAGGATTTAAGTTGTTATATAAAATGGGCGTTATTTTTTATCTAATATTCTCGTTGCTGCTTTTAACAGATATAGTTTTTGCTCAATCCAATAATTTTACTTTTGAACGAATTACCAGAGAACAAGGGCTAATACCGGGCAATGTAAACGACATTGTTCAAGACAGCATTGGCTTTATTTGGATGGCTACAGAAAACGGGCTTTGCAGGTATGATGGATACAATTTCCTTTATTTTAGGAATGAACCTACTGATACTGCAAGTCTAAGTTTTAATAATGTATTCAGCTTGCTTAAGGACAAGAACGGCATTATTTGGGTTGGTACTCTTGGCGGCGGTCTAAATAAATTTGATAGCAAGACGAGGAAGTTTAAACGGTTTAGATACAACCCAAATAACCCAAACTCAATAAGCAGTGATATAATTTATAAGTTGTATAGAGATTCCAAAAATAGAATTTGGATTTCAACACTTGGTGGTGGCTTAAACTTATTTAATCCAGTAACTGAAACTTTCGTTCGCTTTCAGCATAATCCTCATGATTCAAATTCCATAAGCAGTAATATGGCTAGTGCAATTTATGAAGATAAATATCATAATTTTTGGGTAGGAACTTTTGATGCAGGCATGAATTTATTTTATCCTGATGAAAAAAAGTTTATACACTTTAAAAATGATTCCTCGAATATTTATTCGATAAATCATAATCAAATAATGCAATTCTTAGAAGATGATAAAGGCAGATTTTGGGTCGCAACTTTTGGCGGTGGTGTTAATTTGTTTGACCGTAAAACGAAAAAATTTTATAACATCAAAAACAAAAAGAACTTTACAATAAAACCTGACCACTTAAACGTTAGAACTTTATATGAAGACGAAAATTACTTGTGGGTAGGCACTTACAATGGGCTCTTTCTTTTTGACAAAAATAATTTTGCAAAGATTGATATTTATTACAACCCAAATAATCCTCAAACAATTAATAACAACAACATAAGGTCAATATTTAGGGACAGAACAGGGGTTTTCTGGGTAGGAACTATTACAGGGGTTAATAAATATGATTCTATGAAAAAACGATTTCATCTTATCAGTTTTAAAGAAGCTTATAAACATAAAATGAATAATCTACGCTCTTTACCATCAAAATTTATTTTTGAAAACATACTATGGGCTAGTTTGGAAAAACCAAGTAATATTGACAGAAAAAACAGAAGAATATATTATTGGAGCAGCTCAGACTTTACAAATAAAATTAACATGACTATTTCACGCAGTTCTTATTTTGACGAAAAAGGGAACCTTTGGGTAGGCAGCTACGATGGAATACACTATTATGATAGATTTATCAATGAATTTGTTAATGTGCAATATTCAGACGATGGTACCCCAACACTTGGTAATAATTTTGTCAAATGTTTTTATGTAGATAAACAAGGTAATTTCTGGGCTGGCACAATGGCTGGCGGTTTAAGTTACTATAATTACAAAAAAAATATTTTTAAAAAGTATTTGCACTACGAAAATAAACCCGAAACAATTAGTGACTCACGTGTAATGTCTATTCTTGAAGACAGCAAGGGATTGCTTTGGGTTGGTACTTTTGGCGGACTAGATATATTTAACAAATCTAATGAAACATTTAAACATTACCAGTCAATTCCGAACGACAAGACTACTATCTCTAACGACCGTATTTATTGTATATACGAATCAAAAAATGGTGATTTATGGATTGGTACTTATCAAGGTCTTAATAAATACAACAGAGAACAAGATAACTTTGAAAGATTCCCTGCAAATCAAAGTTTAGGTGAAGATACAATTTATGGAATACTGGAAGATGATTACGGTAATTTGTGGATTCGAACTAATCAAGGTATTACTAAATTTAATCCTTCTAAAAAAGAAGTATATGATTATACTTCAGAAGATGGTTTGGCTGGCTTAGAATTAAATGGAAACATATATTTTAAGGATGCAACTGGAAAAATGTTTTTCGGTTTTTCGAATGGACTCATTTCTTTTTATCCAAATGAGATTGTAAATAATCCTTTCAAGCCAGAAATAGTATTTACAAAACTTTCCATAATGGATCATGAAGTTGGAATTGGAGAAGATTCACCATTGACAAGACCATTAAATGAAATGAAAGAAATTGTACTTTCATATAAAGATAAGGTGATTAGCTTTGAATTTTCCGCACTTCATTATGCAATTCCATATAAAAATAAATATGCTTATAAATTAGGGGGACTTTTTGATGATTGGACTTTTGTAGATGCAGAACACAGATATGCAAAATTTACTAATTTGAGCCCGGGTAAATATGTCCTAAGAGTGAAAGCTTCTAACAACGATGGTCTTTGGGGTGATAATGAACGCACGATAAGTATAATTATAAAACCACCTTTCTGGGAAACTTGGTGGTTCAGGTCTATTGCTGTAATTGCTGTTTTACTGATAATTTTTTTGTTCTACGAAAATAGATTGAACAGATTATTAGAAATTGAAAGAACACGTACCAGAATTGCTCGAAATTTGCATGACGAGGTCGGAGGTTCGTTGTCAAGCATTCAATATTTTGTTAGAGCAATTAAGAAAAACCTTTCAACTGAAGACAATAATGCTGTTTCAAAATACTTAAACTTAATTATGGAAAGCTCCGACGATGCACAAGAAAAAATAAAAGATTTAATTTGGACTGTTAATCCTGAAGAAGACGGCTTAGGGAAATTCTTAATCAAATTTAACAGATATGCCTCAGATTTACTGGATTCTAAAGGAATAAGTTATCATATTGATTTACCAAGCGGCGTAGATAACAAATCTATACCAATGGAAAAAAGACAGCATTTATGGTGTATTTGTAAGGAAACTGTAACAAATATAGTTAAGCATTCGCAATGCAAAACTGTAGATATTAAGTTCACAATTCAGAATAATAAATTGAACTTTTATATAGCAGATGATGGTGTAGGGTTCGATATGGAACAAAAACATTCGAGCAATGGAATTGTTAATATTAAAAACAGAGCAGAACAGTTGAAAGCTGATTATTCTTTAAAAACTTCTCACAATAAAGGTACTAGTTGGTTCTTTTCTATAAAAATATAA
- a CDS encoding response regulator, protein MVTISIIEDNIYARTAWESALNSEEDFVVLGSFGSCEEAIESEAIRKSDVVLLDIGLPGISGIKGAEIINNINSNALIIMITIQDDDKSIFGSLQSGAIGYLHKSVSPDELIESIRQAVKGGSPMTPQIARKVLKSFHKFNPTHEKDKLTEKEITILNLLAEGKSYKKIAEEVFLSVDGVKYHIRSIYEKLHVHSRAEAVSKGQKMRILPII, encoded by the coding sequence ATGGTAACCATTTCAATAATAGAAGATAATATTTATGCTCGCACTGCATGGGAATCAGCTCTTAACAGCGAAGAAGATTTTGTTGTACTTGGCTCTTTTGGTTCTTGTGAAGAAGCCATTGAATCTGAAGCCATAAGAAAGAGCGATGTAGTTCTCCTTGACATCGGTTTGCCTGGTATTTCAGGAATTAAAGGAGCTGAAATAATTAACAATATAAATAGTAACGCCCTGATTATTATGATTACAATTCAAGATGATGATAAAAGTATCTTTGGCTCGTTGCAGTCTGGTGCTATTGGTTACCTTCACAAATCAGTTTCGCCGGATGAATTAATTGAATCAATAAGGCAAGCTGTAAAGGGCGGCTCGCCAATGACTCCTCAAATTGCTCGTAAAGTACTAAAATCTTTTCACAAATTTAATCCTACTCACGAAAAAGATAAGCTTACTGAAAAGGAAATTACAATTTTAAATTTATTGGCTGAAGGAAAATCATATAAAAAAATTGCAGAAGAGGTTTTCCTTTCGGTAGATGGAGTTAAATATCATATAAGAAGCATTTACGAAAAACTTCATGTCCATAGCAGAGCTGAAGCAGTGAGCAAAGGACAAAAAATGAGAATTTTGCCTATAATATAA
- a CDS encoding carboxypeptidase-like regulatory domain-containing protein, which produces MRKILLFAFLSFFIALQIRAQTGKIVGTVKDAATGEPLIGTNVIIEGTTTGAATNADGFYVILNVPAGTYTLRFSMVGYTTYTVRDVVVNINQTTTINAELSTETIQTNEIVVTATTPIVQKDVSSSRINLDVKQISSLPVTSITGVIGLQAGVEPGLVIRGGAANQTGFVVNGMTLRDERDNSPFTGISYTAIDQIQIQTGGFNAEYGDVRSGLINVTTKEGSKDKYYFSFLGRYSAPSAKHFGPSPNDPNTYWLRPYLDPAVCWTGTTNGAWDEYTQKQYPSFEGWIAIANKTLQDNDPKNDLTPLAAQKLFLWQHRRQLDIRLPDYDMDMSFGGPVPVIGKDLGNLRFFASYRQTQNEYVIPLSRNGLNQYSGQIKITSDVGKGKKLMVQGLLAQDLGTNNNNAGLNGLFTSPDGIASVMNQVSYIDARMFAPDYWAPSTVNYFMYGAKFTNVINPSTLYEITFTAFGSIYKTGPGRSRNTDSVYQFGNNYFVDEAPFGYSDFPTSGIGSGLRMGVGFSNSRDSSRVTTYNLRGDFQSQINEHNEIKAGIEFTFTDNNVHYGSIDEYLPSGRSRSIWHTYPKRGAIYIQDKLEFEGMIANLGLRAEYSDPGGTWYDFSSPYTHALSSTGTLDTVAQSPVVKQFTISPRLGIAFPITENSKLYFNYGHFRQIPTPDNLYLVRRFLDNNAVTRLANPNQPLQKTVAYELGYEQNLLDMFLIHLAGYYKDVSLQSRLVTFVSRDGKVNYSVTRPDNYQDVRGFEVTVTKNRGSWIQGFVNYTYDVTTAGNFGFDTYYENPAEQKRYELTTTSYYQERPVPRPYARMSVDIFTPPDFGPKLGGIDILGNWRLNIVGSWRSGYYFSWANGGSIPGVVNNVQWNDYWNFDLRLSKSFRFGIVDLELFADVNNVFNYKYMSQGGFVDANDYLAYMRSLHLPKSAFDNYPRNPDGSVNIGYSNTTDPSYYEFGNDRPGDYRTGPYHPWDPNADPATKEQWLKNKSYIDMPNQTFLTFLNPRDIFWGLKVTLEL; this is translated from the coding sequence ATGAGAAAAATTTTACTTTTTGCATTCCTCTCATTCTTTATTGCATTACAAATCCGTGCGCAGACAGGTAAAATAGTAGGTACAGTTAAAGATGCGGCTACAGGTGAGCCTCTCATAGGCACCAATGTAATTATAGAGGGTACCACCACAGGTGCTGCCACAAATGCTGATGGCTTTTATGTTATTCTAAATGTACCTGCTGGCACTTACACGTTAAGATTTTCTATGGTGGGTTATACAACCTACACTGTAAGAGATGTTGTAGTAAATATTAACCAAACAACTACAATAAATGCCGAACTTTCTACTGAAACAATTCAAACAAATGAAATTGTTGTTACAGCAACAACTCCAATTGTACAAAAAGATGTCTCATCAAGTAGAATTAATCTTGATGTAAAACAAATTTCAAGTTTGCCAGTTACTAGTATTACAGGTGTTATAGGTCTGCAAGCAGGCGTTGAACCCGGTCTTGTTATAAGAGGCGGTGCAGCAAATCAAACTGGATTTGTTGTTAACGGTATGACGTTAAGAGATGAAAGAGATAATTCGCCTTTTACAGGTATTAGCTACACAGCAATTGACCAAATTCAAATTCAAACAGGCGGATTTAATGCTGAATATGGAGACGTAAGGTCGGGCTTAATTAACGTTACCACCAAGGAAGGTTCTAAAGATAAATATTATTTTAGCTTCCTTGGGAGATACAGCGCACCTTCTGCTAAACATTTCGGTCCTTCACCAAATGACCCTAATACTTATTGGTTGAGACCTTATCTCGACCCAGCTGTATGTTGGACAGGCACAACTAACGGTGCTTGGGATGAATATACTCAAAAACAATATCCTTCGTTTGAAGGCTGGATTGCTATTGCAAATAAAACACTCCAAGATAATGACCCTAAAAATGATTTAACACCACTTGCTGCCCAAAAATTATTTTTGTGGCAGCATAGAAGACAACTTGATATTAGGCTACCTGATTATGATATGGATATGAGCTTTGGCGGACCGGTTCCCGTAATAGGTAAGGATTTGGGCAACCTTAGATTTTTTGCCTCTTATCGCCAAACACAAAATGAATATGTAATACCTTTATCTCGCAATGGTTTGAACCAATATAGCGGACAAATAAAAATTACAAGTGATGTTGGTAAAGGGAAAAAATTAATGGTGCAAGGCTTGTTGGCTCAAGATTTAGGGACTAATAATAATAACGCTGGTTTAAATGGATTGTTTACTTCTCCGGATGGTATTGCAAGCGTTATGAATCAAGTTAGTTACATTGATGCCCGTATGTTTGCACCAGACTACTGGGCACCAAGCACTGTTAATTATTTTATGTACGGTGCAAAATTTACCAATGTAATTAATCCATCAACACTTTACGAAATAACCTTTACTGCTTTTGGTTCAATATATAAGACAGGTCCTGGGCGCAGCAGAAACACAGACAGTGTTTATCAATTTGGCAATAATTACTTTGTTGATGAAGCTCCTTTTGGATATTCAGATTTTCCTACTAGCGGGATTGGCAGCGGTTTAAGAATGGGAGTTGGTTTCAGCAACTCAAGAGATAGCAGCCGTGTTACTACGTACAATTTAAGAGGTGATTTTCAAAGCCAAATTAATGAACATAACGAAATTAAAGCTGGTATTGAATTTACTTTTACTGACAATAATGTGCATTACGGCTCAATTGATGAATACTTGCCAAGCGGCAGGTCAAGGTCAATTTGGCATACTTATCCTAAAAGAGGTGCAATTTATATCCAGGATAAATTAGAATTTGAGGGAATGATTGCTAATTTAGGTCTTCGTGCCGAGTATTCTGATCCGGGAGGTACTTGGTACGACTTCAGCAGTCCTTATACTCATGCTTTATCTTCTACTGGTACATTAGACACTGTAGCACAGTCTCCTGTTGTTAAACAATTTACAATTAGTCCAAGACTTGGTATTGCATTCCCTATAACTGAAAACAGTAAATTATACTTTAATTATGGGCATTTTCGACAAATACCTACTCCGGATAATCTATACTTAGTAAGAAGATTTTTAGACAACAATGCTGTTACAAGATTAGCTAATCCAAACCAACCATTACAAAAAACTGTAGCTTATGAATTAGGTTACGAGCAGAACTTGTTGGATATGTTTTTAATTCACTTGGCTGGTTACTATAAAGACGTTTCACTTCAATCACGTTTAGTTACTTTTGTAAGTCGTGACGGTAAAGTAAATTATTCAGTAACAAGGCCAGATAATTACCAAGATGTTAGAGGTTTTGAAGTAACTGTAACAAAAAATAGAGGTTCATGGATTCAAGGTTTTGTTAATTATACTTATGATGTAACAACAGCTGGAAATTTTGGATTTGACACTTATTATGAAAACCCTGCTGAACAAAAAAGATACGAACTTACTACTACTTCTTATTATCAAGAAAGACCAGTTCCACGTCCTTATGCTAGAATGAGTGTTGATATTTTTACACCCCCAGATTTTGGTCCAAAGCTTGGCGGCATAGATATTCTTGGTAATTGGAGATTGAATATTGTTGGCTCGTGGCGTTCTGGTTATTACTTTAGTTGGGCTAACGGCGGTTCCATTCCAGGCGTAGTTAATAATGTTCAATGGAATGATTACTGGAATTTTGACTTGAGACTGAGCAAGAGTTTTCGTTTTGGGATAGTGGACCTTGAATTGTTTGCGGATGTAAATAATGTTTTCAACTACAAATATATGTCGCAAGGAGGATTTGTTGATGCAAACGACTATTTGGCTTACATGAGGTCTTTGCATCTGCCTAAATCAGCTTTTGACAACTATCCTAGAAACCCTGATGGCTCTGTAAATATTGGTTATTCAAATACTACTGACCCATCGTACTACGAATTTGGGAATGATAGACCTGGTGACTATAGAACTGGCCCTTATCACCCTTGGGATCCAAATGCTGACCCTGCTACAAAAGAACAATGGCTGAAAAATAAATCGTATATCGATATGCCTAATCAAACATTTTTAACATTCTTAAATCCAAGAGATATTTTCTGGGGATTAAAAGTTACTTTGGAATTGTAA
- a CDS encoding PorV/PorQ family protein has translation MKNKIKILALSLTFALTAYQINAQQKLAQTGMKFLNVSLDARSSALSEAVTSFHTDATAMFYNPAGMARISNYVSVVVGTTNYIADIKYLYGGVAFAPFDGNYGVVGINFESVDYGDLQATIRYNNDQGYLDAGTFSPTALAVGVGYAKALSDKFSIGGNIKYVRQSLGTAIVGGVQVGAGNTPTGRTVEAKTDVIAYDFGVIYKTGFKSLDFGMNVRNFSREVKYVQDGFQLPLTFKIGISFDAMDLLNDVDKDMHSLLLSFDASHPRDYPEQAAFGVEYTFMKTLSLRVGYQTPTDEKGISAGVGFKHSFAGFDFAVDYAYTSFGVFNNVQQISVRFAY, from the coding sequence ATGAAAAATAAAATTAAAATTTTAGCGCTTAGTTTAACTTTTGCTTTAACTGCTTATCAAATTAACGCTCAGCAAAAGTTAGCACAAACTGGAATGAAATTTCTTAATGTATCTCTCGATGCAAGATCCAGCGCATTAAGCGAAGCTGTTACTTCTTTTCATACCGATGCAACAGCAATGTTTTATAACCCTGCTGGAATGGCAAGAATATCTAATTATGTAAGTGTTGTAGTGGGTACTACAAATTATATTGCAGATATTAAATACCTTTATGGAGGGGTAGCTTTTGCACCTTTCGATGGTAATTATGGTGTTGTGGGAATTAACTTTGAATCTGTTGACTACGGCGACCTTCAGGCTACAATTCGATACAATAACGACCAGGGGTATTTGGATGCTGGCACTTTTTCACCTACAGCTCTTGCAGTTGGAGTTGGATATGCTAAAGCACTTTCTGATAAATTCTCAATTGGCGGCAATATTAAATATGTAAGACAATCATTAGGTACTGCAATTGTAGGAGGCGTTCAAGTAGGTGCAGGTAATACACCTACAGGCAGAACAGTTGAAGCTAAGACAGACGTCATCGCTTATGATTTCGGTGTAATTTATAAAACGGGATTTAAAAGCCTTGATTTTGGTATGAACGTTAGAAATTTCTCTAGAGAAGTGAAATACGTTCAAGATGGATTTCAATTACCGCTGACTTTTAAAATTGGTATATCTTTCGATGCTATGGATCTTCTTAATGATGTTGATAAAGATATGCACTCGCTTTTGCTTTCCTTCGATGCCTCTCATCCAAGGGATTATCCAGAGCAAGCTGCTTTTGGTGTCGAATATACGTTTATGAAAACATTGTCTCTTAGAGTTGGTTACCAAACCCCTACTGATGAGAAAGGTATTAGTGCAGGTGTTGGTTTTAAGCATTCATTCGCTGGTTTCGATTTTGCTGTCGACTACGCTTACACTTCTTTCGGTGTTTTCAATAATGTACAACAAATTTCTGTAAGGTTTGCATATTAA
- a CDS encoding IPT/TIG domain-containing protein, with protein MKRFYKIFNSLLLIILLSLFGCGEEPTPSLFNSVPTGPIGATPVITSITPSDSARAGVDLLTIAGSNFSSDINRNFVFFNGRSVQVISASTTSLVVKAPKLLSDTARFEVGKFKVSTLDAELYSNEVQYKLKPVIFQFFKFTQFQKPYSFVIDASKNIFISMTNDLGVGIGVKKLTPSGQLLDYAPKGSETYWTAMRFGPGGILITVRQDNVRALFQIPAGGGTPSTYVVLPNNSAKIASIDFDANNNLWVGGNNTAIYKVKPDKSITSYNFTGNITALRFYNGNLYAIVKTDSGTLIQSFPIDANGDLGNPSLYFDFSKSYGSQNVNAIEFSSDGDMFLATSDVKNPIIIVHADKTSETLFPGVLAASPALFLGWGSDGYLYYTRAQGTNPSTGEQISQSILRLTIQKQGAPYYGQ; from the coding sequence ATGAAAAGATTTTACAAAATATTTAATTCATTATTGCTAATTATTTTATTGAGTCTTTTTGGCTGTGGAGAAGAACCTACTCCAAGTTTATTTAATAGTGTTCCTACTGGACCAATTGGAGCAACGCCTGTTATTACATCAATTACTCCTTCTGATTCTGCTCGTGCTGGCGTGGATTTACTTACTATCGCTGGCTCTAATTTTTCTTCTGATATCAACAGAAATTTTGTCTTTTTTAATGGTAGGAGCGTACAGGTAATTTCTGCATCTACAACAAGCTTGGTTGTTAAGGCTCCAAAATTATTGAGTGATACTGCAAGGTTTGAGGTCGGGAAGTTTAAAGTATCAACCCTTGATGCTGAATTGTACAGCAATGAAGTCCAATATAAACTTAAGCCCGTTATATTCCAATTTTTCAAGTTTACTCAGTTCCAAAAACCATACTCATTTGTAATTGATGCATCTAAAAATATTTTTATTTCTATGACTAATGATTTAGGCGTTGGTATTGGTGTTAAAAAGCTTACTCCATCGGGCCAATTACTTGACTACGCTCCGAAAGGTTCTGAAACTTATTGGACTGCAATGCGTTTTGGTCCCGGAGGAATTTTAATTACAGTAAGGCAGGATAATGTAAGAGCACTGTTCCAAATTCCAGCAGGCGGGGGCACACCTTCTACTTATGTTGTGCTTCCTAACAATTCAGCTAAAATCGCTTCAATTGACTTTGATGCAAATAACAATTTGTGGGTTGGCGGCAATAATACGGCTATTTATAAAGTTAAACCCGACAAATCAATCACATCTTATAATTTTACGGGTAATATTACTGCTTTAAGATTTTATAACGGCAACTTATATGCTATAGTTAAGACAGATTCTGGAACACTCATCCAAAGTTTTCCTATTGATGCTAATGGTGATTTAGGGAATCCATCACTCTATTTTGATTTTTCAAAAAGTTATGGCAGCCAAAATGTTAATGCCATTGAATTTTCATCTGATGGTGATATGTTTCTTGCCACAAGTGATGTAAAAAATCCAATTATTATAGTCCATGCTGATAAGACTTCTGAGACTTTATTCCCGGGCGTATTGGCAGCTAGCCCCGCATTGTTCTTAGGATGGGGATCTGATGGTTACTTGTATTACACAAGAGCACAGGGTACTAATCCTTCAACGGGAGAGCAGATTTCTCAAAGTATTTTACGTTTAACAATACAAAAACAAGGAGCGCCATATTACGGACAATGA